AGAATCCCGAGGACGAGGTAGTACTCCGCCCAGGTAATCCCGTAACGGGGGACCACTTCCATGTAGGTCGTGATCTCGGCCGCGCGGTCGCGCAGGCGCACCTCCTTCTCGTCGGTATCGTAGTCGACGATGCCGAGTTCGTCGAGTTTCGGGAGGTGGGTCTGGTGGAGCGAGACGTAGACGCTCCGGCGCTTGTCCCGGGGTGCCGGCGACTCACCTGTCTCGCGGGTCGCCACGTCTTCCGAGAGGTCGCGCACGCTCAGAGGCCCGTCGTGTTCGCGGAGACACTTGATCGCCAGCCGTCTCCGGTCGTTGCGAAGGATATCGTGAATCTCGCCCGCGTCGAGGTCGTCTCGTTCTTTCGTCTGTGCTCCCATGATCACCTCCTGGCTCCGTCCGCGCCCGCCGGGACGCGACTCCAGCCGTCTCTGTCCGGTGACATTCTCGGTTCGAAAGCAGTTCTCTTCGCTGTTAATGGCTCCTAACGACTCATTCCGCTACACGAGGGTCAGATTAATATGTGGGGACCGACGGGCGGGCGCACCCACCGGCGGCCCTGAGGCGCTCCCGCGATTACGCCAGCCACTCGTCGGGCTTGGTGTCGTAGTCCACGTCGGTCGCGGCGAGGTGTTCGACCTCGTCCCAGTCGAGGTCGCGGGTCGTGATCTCCTCGCCGTCGTAGCGGATGAGTTTGCCCTGTTCGTCCGGTTCGGGCTCGCGGTCCCGGCGCTTTGCCACCTCGATGTCGTGTTCGTCGAGTTCCTTCACGATGGTCTTGAGGTTCACCGGCCGACCCCACAACTCGAACACGCGTTCGAGGGTGTCCGTGGCCTGCTCCACGTCGAGCATGACGCCGTTGTACCTGTGGGCGAGCAGCAACTCGTTGCGGTTGTTGTAGTTGCCGTCTTCGACGACGACGGTCGGCTTCCCGAAGTTGGTAAAGCGCAACATCAGTTTCTTCTTCACGTCCTCGTAGTCGGTCGAGGTGACCCGGTAGTCGCCCGTCGACTGGGTGTACTCGTAGGTGAAGTAGTCGTTCTCGTCGACGAACTCCTGGGTGAGGAACTCGTCTAGGAAGGTCACGTCGTTGTGACTCTCCCGGATCTCGAACATCCGGTCCCAGCCGCGGGTGTAGTCGATGTCCGAAAGCGCCGCCTCGACGCTGTCGTACCGGGAATCGTCGAACATGTACCGGGAGATCCGTTCGAGCTCCTCCTGTCCGATCCGGGAGACGAACCCGCGGTTCTGTGGCTGGACCAGCGAGTAGTGGCGTTCGGCCAGTCCCTCGTAGGTCAGCACCTTCCAGGGGTAGGTCTCCACGTCGATCTCACCGTCGCGGGCGCGGTCGAGCGCGTCGGCGTCGACCCGCGGGTCCTCCGGATCGAGGTCGTCGAGGGACCCCGGCACGTCGGTGAGGTCGGGATCGGGCGCGATCAGGTCCTGAACCTGCTCGAAGTCCACGCGGTCGTGGAGGGTACGCCAGGTGATGTCCTCCACGCGGAGCAGACGCTCGATCACCTCTTTGCGGTTCTCGGTGTTCTCGACGTACTGCCAGAGCTCCAGCCCGAGTTTGTAGGGGTTGAAGCCCGGCGAGCCAAGCACCTGGGCCATGTGGTCGGCGTACTTGACGAACTCGTCGTCGCCGGCGAAGGCCTCCTTGGTCATCATGGTGGACTCGTGATAGGCGGCCCACCCCTCGTTCATGACTTTCGTCATCTTCTGGGGCGCGAAGTAGTAGGCCTCACGACGGAGGATCTCGAGAATCTCCTTCTGCCAGTCGGTCATCGTGACGGCCTTCTCGGCGTCGCGGTCGTAGGCCATCCCGTGCTGGCGGAGGAAGCCGATCACGTCTTTCTCCGGTTCGGCCGGGAACGTGATCTCGCCGTCCTCGTCGCGCTGGGCCTCCAGCCAGTCCTCGTCGAACACCTGCCCGACGACCTCCTCCGAGAGGTCGAGTTCGTCGAGTTTCGTCTCCAGATCCTCGACGTCCTCGTCGCGGTCCAGCACCTCGTCGCGGTCGTCGGTCTCGACCGGTGCGTACGGCCGGTGCTGGTCGATGTTGTCCTCCAGACAGAGGACGTGGTCGATCCACTTCTCGACCTCGGCGCGGTCGATATCCGGGTCCTGCATGTACTCCTCGATGGTCTCGGAGTGGCGGGCCAGCATGGCCGCGGCGTCGGGATCGTCGGAGAACATCCCGAACCACTCGTTGTTGGCGAAGAAGTCCGCGTGGGCCTCGACGTGGGTGATGACGGCCTTCTGGTCGGCCATCGAGTTGGACTCCTGGAGGAAGGCGTGGCTGGGATCGTCGTTGTTGACGATCTCGAAGGCCTTCCCGCCGAGGAACTGGCTCTGTTTCTGTTGCTGGTCGTACTGCATCCCCCAGCGCCAGTGGGGGTAACGCTTCTGGAACCCGCCGTAGGCGATCAACTCGTTCATCTCGTCGTAGTCGACGATCCAGTAGTTGACCGGGTACGGCTGCAGTCCCAGCTTCTGTGCGAGGTTCGAGGCCTCGTCGACCGGCTCTTCGAGGTCCTCGGCGATGCGTTTGGCTTCGTAGCGATCGGAGTTCATGCTTCCACCTCCTCGGTGCTCAGGATCTCGTAGATGGCGTCGACCACGTCCTCCGGGCTGGAGACGTAGGCGACGGCGACGTTGTCGCTGCCCTCGAAGTGGCGTTCCACCTCCTCGGCGTGGGTCGCGTTTATCGCGTTGCCCGAGGGCTGGGTCTCCACGTAGGCGTGGAGGTTCGCGGGAATCTCCTCCATCTGCGGGATCACCCGCTCTTCGGTGTCGTTGCTGGAGTTCTCCGAGTCGCCCGCGGCGAACACGTAGCGGTTCCACTCGTGCCAGGGGTACTCCTGTTCGAGGATCTCCGCCGCGAGTTCGTACGCGCTGGAGATCCGGGTGCCGCCGCCGCTCCGGATGCCGAAGAACTCGTCGCGCTCGACCTCCCAGGCTTCGGCGTCGTGGGCGATGTAGACGAACTCGGCGTTGTCGTACTTGCCCGTCAGGTACCAGTCCAGCGGCGTGAACGTCCGCTCGACCAGTTCCCGTTTCTTCTCGCGCATCGACCCGGACACGTCGCGGATGTTGACGACGACGACGTTCTTCTCTTTCTCCTCGATGATCTCGGGGTAGCGGTAGCGCTCGTCCTCCCGGCGGAAGGGGATCTGGTCGACCCCCTCCCGGCGGATGCGCTCGGCGGTGGACTGCTGGTCGACGTTCTCGTCCATCTCGTCCATCGAGGCCCACTCGGTCTTCTCCTCGCTCGACAGCTCCGCGTACTCCTCCTCCAGCCAGGACTTCGAGACCGGGATGTTCTCGCCGCGAGCCCACTCGAAGACCGAGGCCGGGCCCATCCCGTCGACCTTCAGGGCCTCCCGCAGGTAGTCCCGGTCGAAGTCCATCGCCAGCTTTCGCTTCAGCCCCTTTTTAAATAGCGACTCGAAGTCCAGCGTCGAGGTGGGGCCGGTCCGGGTGATGTCCGTGAAGTCGCCCTCCTTCTCCTCGATGACCTGCTTGCCCTTCGGTTCGAGGTCGAGGCCGAGTTCCTCGTCGAGTTCCTGGGCGAACTCCTCGGGGTCCATCTCGTAGTACTCGTGCTCGCCGCCCTCCTCGCCGGGTTCGCCGTCCTCGTCGCCGTCGCCCGGCTGGGGCTCGGGCTGGCCGACGGGCTGGCCCTCCTCGGCGTCCTCGCCCTGGCCGACCCCGCCCATGTCGCGCTGGTCGTAGGCGAACTCGGGGAGGTCGACGATCTTGATCGGGATCTTCACCTCGTCCGGCCGCGACTGGCCGAGGTCGCCGTACTGAATGAAGTCGGCGAGGTCCTGCCGGCGCTCCTCGCCGACTTCGCGGTAGCGGTCGAGATCGTCTTTCAGTCCCATTTGTAACTCACCTGGCTCATGACGTGGCGGCTGGTCAGCTCGGCGGAGGCCTCGCTGTAGTCGAACAGCTCTTGCATGTTCTCGATGGTCGCCGCCTTGACGCTCGCCGTCTCCGTGCCGCCCGGCGGGTTGTCCCACTGCCGGGGGTCGAAGTCCTCGTAGGTGCGGCGCACGTCCTCCCAGTCGTGGGTGCCCAGCACCGACTTGATCACCGGGATCTCCTTGGGGTTCACGTCGGAGATCTGGAACTCCTCGTCCCGGTTGTGCCAGGCGTGGCGGTTGAGGGCGGTGATGATCTTGTCCGTCCGGAACTTCTCGACGGCGTCGTCGGGGTCGTTGCCGTCGTAGTTGTCCTCGGAGAACCGTCCGAGGTGTTCGATCTCGAACACCTTCATCTTCAGCGGGTCGGGGTCTTCGAGTTCGCCGCGTTCGTTCTCGATGCCCTCGTCGGCCTCCCAGGCGTAGACGTGCTCGATGTACTCCTCGACGGTCTCCTCGTCGACCCGCTTGTCCCGCATGATCGCCCGGAGCACGTCGTCTTCCTGCTGGCTGAACACGTGATTCTTCACGGCGACCACCTGGTTCTCGAACTCGACGCGTTCGCTACCCGAGAACACGGGCGCGTCGACCAGCCCCTCGGCCATCGCGTTGAGGATGTCCCGAGGCATGACGACGTGCTCGACGGGCAGGTCGGCGTGGTAGCGGTCCTGTTCCTCGTGGAGCAGGTCCGCGATCACGTCCCGCGTGTAGGTGACGGGGATGCCGCCCTCGCCGTCCCTGGCGCTGCCGTCCCACTCGAAGTCGTCCATCTCGATGCGCTCGTCGCCCTCCTGCAGGTAGCCCCGGTCGAACAGCATGGCCTTGTCCACCAGATCGAGCCCGCTGGGCACGTCCTCGTCGTCCAGCCGCGTGACGACGGCGTATAGCCCGGCGGCCTCGATGGCGTGCGGTGCCAGTTCTTTCTCGTTGACCTCGGCGTCGCTGTCTCGAACCCGGATCGTCAGCGGTTCACGGATCCAGGATTCGAGTTCGTCCCACGTCTGGGCGGTCCAGACCTCCGTCTCGTTCGTGAGTTCCCGTCGCAGTAACTGGGCCTCCAGCGACAGGTTCGTCAGGTAGGTGAACTCGTGTTTGTCGAGTCTCCGTTTCAGCGCCTTCAGCGGGTCCTGGCCCTCCCGGTCGGCGTGCTGGTTGAGCCGCGCCTCCAGGTCGGGGTTGGAGATGATGATCATCTGGGTGTCGACGTCCATCCCGATGCCCTTGTCCAGTTTCACCTTCCCTTCGTCGGGGACGTTCAGGAGTTTCTGGAGCAGGTCGGCGTGCTGGGCCGCGTCCTCGACGATAGTCAGGAGGCCGTTGCCCTGCGAGAGGACGCCGTCGTAGGAGAAGGCCTGCGGGTTCTTCCGCCCCCTCGAATCGAGTTCCCGGAGCATGCCGGCCATCCACGATCCGACGAGGCGCTCCTTGGGACTGCCGTCGTCCTCGCTGTGGAGGACGCCGATGCCCCGCCCCACGTCGACGACGAAGTTCTTGATCCGCAGGTGTTTGGGGTCGGTGACCGCCGAGAACAGGTCCTCGGTGTCCTGCCGGCGGTACTGCTCCTCGAGGAAGTCGTAGGCCTCACGGCAGAACGGGTCGAGGTCGCCCTCGACGAGGACCGGCACGTGGTCGTCGAGGCGGTCGTTGATCTCGGCGAGCAGGTCGGCCCGGACTTCGTCGGGGAACACCGTCAGCGGATGGGACTGGACGGGGCTCTCGTACCAGTCGTCTTCGTCGCTGACCGGCTGTTCGCCGTAGGTCATGCCCGACGAGCCGTCGCCGGCACCGGCGACGTTCCACTCGACGGTGTAGCGCCGCCCCGCGTCGGTCTTGGAGTACTCGCGGAGCCCGTTGATGAGACATCGCTTGAGTTCGGACTTGCCCGTGGCCGTGGGGCCGTCGAGCCAGATGATCTTCTCGTCTTTGCCACGCGACGCCGCGATGGAGCGCAGGTCGTCGACGAACTGGTTGAGCGTGTCCGTGTTGCCCAAGATCGCGTGTTCGCCGTCGTTGTGCGGGTCGTCGAAGAAGCGGTAGCGCTCTTTCTCCTCGCCCTCCTCGATCACCGACCGCGTGCCGGCGGCCTCGATGGCCGACAGCAGGTACTTCGAGGCGTGGGAAGCCAGCTGTGGCTGCTCCAGCACGAGGTCGACGTACTCGCCGAGACTCATCGGCTCCTGGTAGGTCTCCTCGAGGGCGGTGTCCGCGGCGTCGATGTAGTCGTGTCCGGCCATTACTCTTCCATCTCTGCTTTGGCGACCTCGGCGCCGGCGAACTCCAGCACCTCCTTTGCCCCTTCGCGGGTGTAGCCCTGTTCGATGAGCGCGTCGACCCACGCGTTGCGCTCGTCGTCGTCCATCTCGTTGCTGGAGACCAGCGCCGAGAAGTTGATGTTGTGTTTCTTGTCCTCCCAGAGCTTGCGTTCCAGCGCCCGGCGCAGGCGGTCGTTGTCCTGCGGGTTGAACGTGTCACCCTCCCGGGCGCGCCGTGAGACCCAGTTCGACACCTCCTGGCGGAAGTCGTCTTTCCGGTCTTCGGGCACGTCGAGTTTCTCCTCGACGGACCGGAGGAACGTCTCGTCGGGCTCCTGCTCGCGACCGGTGATCTCGTCTTCGACGGTGTCGTCGTCGATGTAGGCCATGACGTGGTCCATGTACTTCTCGCCCTGGCGCTGGATCTCGTCGACGTCGTAGGCCAGCGCGTGACGCACGTCCTCGATGGCCCGGTCCTTGTACTCCTCGCGGACGAGTTCGAGGTAGCGGTAGTAGGTGTCGAACCGGTCTTCCGGGATCGAGCCGTGGTTCTCGAGGTTCTCTTCGAAGTGGTTGAAGGTGGTCAGCGGCGAGAGGAAGTCACGGCTGCGGTGCATCGAGTCCATGATGGCCTCGGCGATCTCGTCGCCGATGAACCGGGGCGAAACGCCTTCCATGCCCTCGCCGATCTCGGCCATCTCCGCGGCCTCTTCCCGGAGTTTCTTCACGTCGACGTCCTCGGCCTCGTCGACCTCGCCGTTGTAGGCCTTGGCCTTCTGGACGATGTCCACGGTGCCGGAGTCGGGCTCCTCGATCCGGGTGAGGACGCCGAACAGGCCGGCCATC
This Halorientalis sp. IM1011 DNA region includes the following protein-coding sequences:
- a CDS encoding SpoVR family protein, giving the protein MNSDRYEAKRIAEDLEEPVDEASNLAQKLGLQPYPVNYWIVDYDEMNELIAYGGFQKRYPHWRWGMQYDQQQKQSQFLGGKAFEIVNNDDPSHAFLQESNSMADQKAVITHVEAHADFFANNEWFGMFSDDPDAAAMLARHSETIEEYMQDPDIDRAEVEKWIDHVLCLEDNIDQHRPYAPVETDDRDEVLDRDEDVEDLETKLDELDLSEEVVGQVFDEDWLEAQRDEDGEITFPAEPEKDVIGFLRQHGMAYDRDAEKAVTMTDWQKEILEILRREAYYFAPQKMTKVMNEGWAAYHESTMMTKEAFAGDDEFVKYADHMAQVLGSPGFNPYKLGLELWQYVENTENRKEVIERLLRVEDITWRTLHDRVDFEQVQDLIAPDPDLTDVPGSLDDLDPEDPRVDADALDRARDGEIDVETYPWKVLTYEGLAERHYSLVQPQNRGFVSRIGQEELERISRYMFDDSRYDSVEAALSDIDYTRGWDRMFEIRESHNDVTFLDEFLTQEFVDENDYFTYEYTQSTGDYRVTSTDYEDVKKKLMLRFTNFGKPTVVVEDGNYNNRNELLLAHRYNGVMLDVEQATDTLERVFELWGRPVNLKTIVKELDEHDIEVAKRRDREPEPDEQGKLIRYDGEEITTRDLDWDEVEHLAATDVDYDTKPDEWLA
- a CDS encoding YeaH/YhbH family protein is translated as MGLKDDLDRYREVGEERRQDLADFIQYGDLGQSRPDEVKIPIKIVDLPEFAYDQRDMGGVGQGEDAEEGQPVGQPEPQPGDGDEDGEPGEEGGEHEYYEMDPEEFAQELDEELGLDLEPKGKQVIEEKEGDFTDITRTGPTSTLDFESLFKKGLKRKLAMDFDRDYLREALKVDGMGPASVFEWARGENIPVSKSWLEEEYAELSSEEKTEWASMDEMDENVDQQSTAERIRREGVDQIPFRREDERYRYPEIIEEKEKNVVVVNIRDVSGSMREKKRELVERTFTPLDWYLTGKYDNAEFVYIAHDAEAWEVERDEFFGIRSGGGTRISSAYELAAEILEQEYPWHEWNRYVFAAGDSENSSNDTEERVIPQMEEIPANLHAYVETQPSGNAINATHAEEVERHFEGSDNVAVAYVSSPEDVVDAIYEILSTEEVEA
- a CDS encoding PrkA family serine protein kinase produces the protein MAGHDYIDAADTALEETYQEPMSLGEYVDLVLEQPQLASHASKYLLSAIEAAGTRSVIEEGEEKERYRFFDDPHNDGEHAILGNTDTLNQFVDDLRSIAASRGKDEKIIWLDGPTATGKSELKRCLINGLREYSKTDAGRRYTVEWNVAGAGDGSSGMTYGEQPVSDEDDWYESPVQSHPLTVFPDEVRADLLAEINDRLDDHVPVLVEGDLDPFCREAYDFLEEQYRRQDTEDLFSAVTDPKHLRIKNFVVDVGRGIGVLHSEDDGSPKERLVGSWMAGMLRELDSRGRKNPQAFSYDGVLSQGNGLLTIVEDAAQHADLLQKLLNVPDEGKVKLDKGIGMDVDTQMIIISNPDLEARLNQHADREGQDPLKALKRRLDKHEFTYLTNLSLEAQLLRRELTNETEVWTAQTWDELESWIREPLTIRVRDSDAEVNEKELAPHAIEAAGLYAVVTRLDDEDVPSGLDLVDKAMLFDRGYLQEGDERIEMDDFEWDGSARDGEGGIPVTYTRDVIADLLHEEQDRYHADLPVEHVVMPRDILNAMAEGLVDAPVFSGSERVEFENQVVAVKNHVFSQQEDDVLRAIMRDKRVDEETVEEYIEHVYAWEADEGIENERGELEDPDPLKMKVFEIEHLGRFSEDNYDGNDPDDAVEKFRTDKIITALNRHAWHNRDEEFQISDVNPKEIPVIKSVLGTHDWEDVRRTYEDFDPRQWDNPPGGTETASVKAATIENMQELFDYSEASAELTSRHVMSQVSYKWD